The proteins below come from a single Mya arenaria isolate MELC-2E11 chromosome 8, ASM2691426v1 genomic window:
- the LOC128242747 gene encoding NEDD4-binding protein 1-like, with product MSSNTAKFVPKFKRKKAKRDKDEFFVNNKNDISIVKKYKDKIERMYPVQIQLDAKCEGGQWILVFGEHVDKRNAKNYIQAICNPGERKVVEFPQSALKELTDPQTLEYIEAKTNAFIRPLEKIAEFEISGTELAVTLALSEIEELAGSAVKERSGEVTDEQTDGGVIEISPLKGNTKKRLSDQLQRALSNHSDGICSVDDYKETSAAVQRVLVNCLEDEDNDIDDDDLFSDGKDGGKDFSQTFQVKIYDDEPDSSESFKTCDEYDIKPTTDVLEISRKLGSTSLSKSQKSETPDIKPTTDVLEISRKLGSTSLSKSQKSETPDTAKADQALNEQQEYLRSFGLNLGFNDQDVNHALNMIDEKTRPSDFFDLLNIVKQQTGNDSTVADNTNHELDTSGDDVIIEGETIEYFTKEKSTEEVSNTVKGASAADSSKSEQTTLPETYKERLMMDFFQEDDTCDIEELKRRNAERQKLLKLNFEKQGQAENQIESKGKKKRRGKQKKNKQQSSSGECAPMAVCENSTFSNDMEQTCRLRIWSDDDSGKITGENNASELDEFRTPNNRKNRSQSAGNQQQEQQMSLQYGKGRGQNPQGWHSSQNTPNKPTQRGNSYSEVAQGNKRYGSPGRAQFGSPGKGQRQYQKPMQVVNPVNVVGQARVEAPQGVVKPAELRYIVIDGSNVAMTHGNGKEFSCKGIQVCVDYFKQRGHQKITVFVPNWRNCHPSPENMIVDQHILKELKEDGTMVFTPSRRIGRKLVAAYDDRFVVELAEAEDAIIVSNDQYRDLMTEKATWKTIIETRLLMYSFVRDRFMPPNDPLGRDGPCLDQFLTVTQDTPRHFHGFYQPRQNYKQYNQRGNYNQQGQGQNQGQGHYTKGDNYGQDYGPGYRQPYQGQRIQQQQVDNNQEETDGPMEASQRQARSPFKSHGQSVRGELRTDRETDQLQKDLKVLFPEESQDETIKKVLSNHARETDLTRLANYCMSVLDETLS from the exons aattacATCCAGGCAATTTGCAATCCAGGTGAAAGGAAAGTTGTGGAGTTCCCTCAGTCTGCTCTGAAAGAACTCACAGATCCACAGACGCTGGAATATATTGAAgctaaaacaaatgcatttatcaGACCTTTAGAGAAAATTGCTGAGTTTGAAATATCAGGAACTGAACTTGCAGTAACCTTAGCATTATCAGAAATTGAAGAGTTGGCCGGCTCCGCTGTGAAAGAAAGAAGTGGAGAAGTGACAGATGAACAAACTGATGGTGGTGTTATTGAAATATCACCTTTGAAAGGTAACACTAAGAAGAGATTGTCAGACCAACTCCAGAGGGCTTTGTCAAACCACAGTGATGGTATTTGCAGCGTAGATGATTACAAAGAGACAAGTGCTGCAGTCCAGAGAGTGCTGGTTAATTGCCTGGAAGATGAAGATAATGacattgatgatgatgacttgTTTTCTGATGGTAAAGATGGTGGCAAAGATTTCTCACAGACATTTCAAGTGAAAATTTATGATGATGAACCTGATAGCTCCGAAAGCTTTAAAACATGTGATGAGTATGACATTAAACCAACTACTGATGTGCTTGAGATAAGTCGAAAACTAGGTTCTACTAGTTTGTCCAAGTCACAAAAGTCTGAAACCCCAGACATTAAACCAACTACTGATGTGCTTGAGATAAGTCGAAAACTAGGTTCTACTAGTTTGTCCAAGTCACAAAAGTCTGAAACCCCAGACACAGCAAAAGCTGACCAGGCATTAAATGAACAGCAAGAATATTTGAGATCTTTTGGACTTAATTTAGGTTTTAATGATCAAGATGTTAACCATGCTTTGAATATGATCGatgaaaaaacaagaccatCAGATTTTTTTGATTTGTTGAATATTGTAAAGCAGCAGACAGGGAATGATTCAACAGTTGCTGATAATACAAACCATGAACTTGACACTAGTGGTGATGACGTGATCATTGAAGGTGAAACCATTGAGTATTTTACCAAGGAAAAAAGTACAGAAGAGGTTTCCAACACTGTCAAAGGTGCATCAGCAGCTGACAGCAGTAAGAGTGAGCAGACAACATTACCAGAAACTTACAAGGAAAGACTGATGATGGATTTCTTTCAAGAAGATGATACTTGTGACATTGAAGAGTTAAAAAGGAGAAATGCAGAAAGACAGAAGCTCTTAAAACTAAATTTTGAGAAGCAAGGACAGGCAGAAAATCAAATAGAAAGTAAAGGTAAAAAGAAGAGGAGAGGGAAGCAGAAAAAGAACAAACAGCAGAGTAGTTCAGGGGAATGTGCCCCAATGGCTGTATGTGAGAATAGTACATTCTCAAATGACATGGAGCAGACGTGTAGGCTAAGAATATGGTCTGATGATGACAGTGGGAAAATAACTGGTGAAAATAATGCCTCTGAACTGGATGAATTCAGAACGCCAAATAACAGGAAAAATAGATCTCAGTCAGCTGGTAACCAACAGCAGGAACAGCAAATGTCTCTGCAATATGGAAAAGGTCGAGGTCAAAACCCTCAGGGATGGCACAGTTCACAAAACACACCCAATAAACCAACCCAGAGGGGCAACAGCTATTCGGAAGTAGCTCAGGGGAATAAGAGATATGGTTCACCTGGTCGGGCTCAGTTTGGGTCTCCAGGTAAAGGGCAAAGACAGTACCAGAAACCCATGCAGGTCGTGAACCCTGTCAATGTTGTGGGTCAGGCAAGGGTAGAGGCTCCTCAGGGAGTCGTGAAACCAGCAGAACTCAGATACATAGTCATTGATGGCTCCAATGTTGCAATGAC GCATGGAAATGGCAAGGAGTTTTCCTGTAAGGGTATCCAGGTGTGTGTCGACTACTTCAAGCAACGTGGTCATCAAAAGATCACTGTGTTTGTTCCGAACTGGCGTAACTGTCATCCGAGCCCGGAGAATATGATAGTGGATCAGCATATTCTGAAGGAACTGAAAGAGGATGGAACTATGGTCTTCACCCCGTCCCGACGTATTGGAAGAAAACTGGTTGCTGCCTATGATGACAG GTTCGTGGTAGAGCTTGCTGAGGCGGAGGATGCCATCATCGTGTCCAACGACCAGTACCGGGACCTCATGACGGAGAAGGCCACGTGGAAAACAATCATTGAAACCAG ACTACTGATGTACAGTTTTGTGCGTGATCGGTTTATGCCGCCCAATGACCCCCTAGGAAGAGATGGTCCCTGTCTCGACCAGTTCCTTACTGTAACACAGGACACACCCAG GCATTTCCATGGATTTTATCAGCCACGTCAAAATTACAAGCAATATAACCAAAGAGGAAACTATAACCagcaaggtcaaggtcaaaatcaaGGTCAAGGACATTATACTAAGGGGGATAATTATGGTCAGGACTACGGTCCAGGCTACAGACAACCATATCAGGGACAGAGGATACAACAACAGCAGGTTGACAATAACCAAGAAGAAACTGACGGGCCTATGGAGGCTAGTCAGCGTCAGGCAAGAAGCCCGTTTAAAAGTCATGGACAAAGTGTGAGGGGAGAACTCAGAACAGACAGGGAAACAGACCAGTTACAGAAGGACTTGAAAGTGCTGTTCCCGGAGGAAAGTCAGGATGAAACCATTAAGAAAGTGCTATCCAACCACGCCCGGGAAACTGATCTCACAAGGCTGGCCAATTACTGTATGAGTGTGCTGGATGAAACTCTGTCATAG